From Nymphalis io chromosome 29, ilAglIoxx1.1, whole genome shotgun sequence:
CGTCGTCATCATCATGCCGCCCAAGACTAGCGGAAAGGCCGCCAAGAAATCGGGCAAAGCTCAGAAGAATATCTCCAAATCGgataagaagaagaagaagcatAAGAGGAAGGAGAGCTACGCCATCTACATTTACAAAGTACTGAAACAGGTTCATCCCGACACCGGTATCTCGAGTAAGGCCATGTCGATCATGAACTCGTTCGTGAACGACATCTTCGAGCGCATCGCCGCCGAGGCTTCTCGTCTCGCTCACTACAACAAGCGATCGACGATCACATCGAGGGAGGTACAGACGTCGGTGAGGCTGCTTCTACCCGGCGAGCTCGCCAAGCACGCCGTGAGCGAAGGCACTAAGGCCGTAACGAAGTACACGAGCTCTAAGTAAACGAAGTAGTCGCCACTTTCGACGGTTCGACGGACGACGAAGTTCGCGCGcgcgtttgtgtgtgtgtgtgtgtccaTCGCTTCACATCATAGTAGATCGACAAGATGGCTCATATTATACGCCGCcgcctcctcctcctcctcctcctccgCCGCCGCCGTCGTTTCGATCGTCGTTTTCGATGTGCATTCGCATGACGATTACGCTAcgatttattgagaaaaaaaggCCCTTTTCAGGGCCACAAAGAGTTTCGatgaacatatataacatatacagtTTCAAACGATTCAGTCGTCACGTTACGTCACGTCACCGACAccatcaacaacaacaacaccACAACCACAAACATACTCGTATATCACCCCGcccatattcatttatttattatctttgatagatagacatatatattttaaactctttttatattttatatgtaattattattatattcgtttatttattataataatcatcatcatgGTAGGTCGGTAAGCGTGAACGTACGAGAGGGACATCGTAGCTTAGAGAAAGAGATAGCGATACGTCATTATCGCTGCACCTCCATACGAGCACACCGTACTGCGCGTAGTAGTTACCGGTATAAAAGGAGACACCCGGCCCGTAAATTTTCATTCAGTCTCTGACGTTCATCTCGAGCGGACTCTACTGctgctactactactactacaactACAACTACAACTACAACTACCACTCTCTAGTTTTCGTGTTTAGTGTTACGTGTTTCGTGTCTCGTGAAGATGGCTCGTACCAAACAGACGGCCCGAAAATCAACCGGCGGTAAGGCGCCGCGGAAGCAACTCGCCACCAAGGCCGCTCGTAAGAGCGCTCCGGCCACGGGAGGTGTGAAGAAACCTCATCGTTACAGACCCGGTACGGTCGCTCTTCGTGAAATACGTCGCTATCAGAAGAGTACGGAACTTTTGATACGCAAGCTGCCGTTCCAGCGTCTTGTCCGTGAGATCGCACAAGACTTCAAGACGGATCTACGTTTCCAGAGTTCGGCCGTTATGGCGTTACAGGAAGCTAGCGAGGCTTACCTCGTCGGTCTATTCGAAGACACGAACCTGTGCGCTATCCACGCCAAGCGTGTAACGATCATGCCCAAGGATATTCAATTGGCGCGTAGGATCCGAGGAGAACGTGCTTAATTACGTGACGTCGTCGATTGCATACTACTgcgtgtgtttataataataataaatatacgtagtagtagtatttgcaaaatataattatcaaaaaggcccttttcagggccgcatatatatatctgaaaacgaaaaaaaaaaaaatgtttgtttcatACGTTCAATCACGTcacgaaatattattacaaattttaacataattcacGAGATCACGTCGAACacgctataataaatatatatatatatatatatatatatatatatatagtgatttcaaaacaatataatacatatagacAAAACAATATAGAATCAgataaagatttatctttttttttagtagtagtagtagtagtagtagtagtagtaattgtttgatattaataatatatctctgtcgatcttttttttctttatcaggaataaataaataaataaaaattggaaaGCAAAATAAATCTTCAAAACGAAAACAACACCGGCAAAACCAAACTAAAAACTCTCCCCCCGCACCCGGACACCGTCCCTACCAAAGTCCGATCCGATATCGCCATCTCTTTTCTCTATCTCGCGCGCGCAGCGGCGAACGGCGTACGTAACGTCGTGCGTGTACCAGTCGAGtgacagtatatatataacgaagctCCTGAATAAAGCGCACGACACAACGTGATCGTCTTTAACCGACATCGGACGGACGCGCTCGGAGTTTTGAACGTTTCTCTCTGTTCTCTCAGTGTGAACCGAAGACGACAACAAGAAATATACAATGACCGGTCGCGGTAAAGGTGGAAAAGGTCTGGGGAAAGGTGGCGCGAAGAGACACAGGAAAGTGCTCCGTGATAACATCCAAGGTATCACGAAACCGGCCATCCGTCGTCTCGCACGCAGAGGTGGTGTGAAACGTATATCCGGTCTGATATACGAGGAGACTCGCGGTGTGCTCAAAGTGTTCCTCGAGAACGTCATCCGCGACGCCGTCACTTACACCGAGCACGCGAAGAGGAAGACCGTGACCGCCATGGACGTCGTGTACGCTCTGAAACGTCAGGGTCGTACTCTCTACGGTTTCGGcggttaaaatactttaaaaaaaaacaacaacaacaaaaacaaaaaaggccCTTTTCAGGGCCGCATATCGATCTGTTTATACATtactttatatgaaaatactCGTTTCATTCGATCGATGACGTTAACGAAGAAAGGGGGTGGTATTCTGTGCGGTAcagattttatgtatattatatgtaatataatgtgtATAGTATAATTCTATGTATGCGCGTCGATCGACGAATACAGAAGAGTTAGTTATACCGGTTAGTTAGTTATACACACGtaacgatatatataaaactcgATTACTCATTTACcttaattacatttacattattcgatgattaaatatattaatgatgatgaatgttattattattattaatattattattattaaaacaaatttaaattcaatacatacatacatgttatTGCCGTTTAATCGCTTAGtcgctctctctctctctctctctctctctctccctCTCTCTCCTTTGGGCTCTCCTCCTCTTCACGGCTACGGGCTCAAGCGTCAAGCTACGGGCCGCACAccggccgccgccgccgccgccgacgacgacgacgacgacgacgacgacgacgacgacgctGTTGTATCGCACGGTGACACGCGCTCGCTCGCTCGCACGCTCGCTCTTTCGAATCGTTGACCTGTAAGACAAACgattgttgttattgtttataCTCTCTTTCGAAActtcattatttatcattatttaatagtttatattcTTTCAATATGATTCGCTTGGCAGAGTCCGTTTTCTCGCGCTTCGTACGCAGACTTGCATAGTAGTGTGTTTTACGAACGTCGACTTGGAACAAGCTAAAAATGTtggtaaattattgaataagagTTGTACTTTTACACAGTATCAGTCCGATATCTTCGCTTTCAATTTATCGATAGAACGAAACgtctaaatcgattttaatagaataaaaatgacttttaaaCGAGGCTCGAGGTACGCGTCTAGAACTATATCGAATTTAAACGCGAATCGTAATCATCGTCATCGTTACACGCGACGCGTTCGACTTTCGTATGAACGATAGGTTCATGAGGTATCGTTTCATATAATAGaacgtttaaaaaatactttactatGTATAAATATCGTATTCAAAAAGATACCTGTTAGTGAAAAGTTTTAAGCGTTCGTACGTGAAATTGTCTAGCGACATCGCGGTTCTCCTTACGGTATTGCTCGGACTCGACTCACTACTAGCGACCTCTCCGCgctctcttatatatataatatatcgaatcgaatatatatatcgagggtATTCTCTGAATATTCTCATATTGTGTTCGGTGAGATTGTTGTATATGTGAGACGTGCCATCTCTCCGATCGAACATTCCCCGCTCCCCGCAACGACCCCCTCCGGTGCCAGTTGTACTCGCCGCGTCCTCCGACGTCGGCTTGAGGAAACGGCCGGTGCTAGTTGCCAGGAGTCTGCCTGCTCAAGAGAAGAGAAGCGCACGAATAGATCCTGCACTTTTTTGATTATCAAAAAATCCTGCAGGATCAACGAAATCAAGGAAAGCTGAAGAATAGAGATACCGGTGTGCACGGACCGAACTTCCGCTCGCGGGCGCTTAGCTGGGCCTCCCCTAGGGGTCTCACCTGGCTTGGTTGCACGCGCCGAGGTCGTGGTGCCCGTGCATACACTCAAGAGcagcaatccgacaccaccATCATGTCTGAAGGGGGGGAGCCCCCCCCCTTAGACCAACGCAAGCGTGGCCGAGGCAGGTCCGGCATCGCGCGGTCAGTTGTTCGAAGAGACATCTTCGACAACTCGACCGTGCCTGTCGCCCTCacccccgccgccgccccgcgtaTACGCATTATACATGCTGAAACCGGTGGAGAGGACGTCCACCGGGCTGCTGAAGCAGACTTCGCCGTCACTGTAGCTGAGTCTACAGCAGGCGCGGAAGGAGCCAAGCGCCCGAGACCGGACTCTTCGCCGGAGTCCATGGAAGGGGAGGACAAGCGCCCCAAGACCGATGCTTCCACTGCATCACCGCCGTACGGATCGCCGCAGGATTCGGCATCCTCATCGCGCGCGGCATCGCCTACAACGGGCGAAGCAAGCGGAAAAGGACGGCCAAAAGAGTTACCACCGCCGCGATCCCCCTCCCCAATGGAGGGGGGGTCGCAAGACACCTGGCCGCGTGACTCGACGAGCTACGCGGCACTGCCATCGACGGTCGAGGAGAGGACAGCCTCCCGTCCCACTTCACCGCAACCGGGGCCGTCAGGGGTCTCCTATGCGGCGGCCGCTGCCGCTCCAGCGTCGCCCAGGAGTCGGGCCCCCGCACCGGTACCTGCCCCAAGAACGGCGCCTCGTTCCAGCTACCCACCGATTACGGCGGAACGCTTACCTAACTGGACGAGGCACTTCGAGGTGCTAAAAAGCAAGCTTGGACACGCCCCGAACGCACGCCCTTTGGGAAAGGGAGTGCGCTTCCTGCCCGGATCCGCGGAGGAGTTCCGGGTCATCCAGCGCCATCTGACTGAGGCTATGAACCAGGATAAGACTATATCCTGGTTCTGCTATAGCCCAGCCGCGGAACTGCCAACCAAGGTGGCCATTAGGGGGCTACCACTCGACACACCCCCGGAAGAGGTGATCGCCGCCCTGCGCAGTTTAGGGTTCCCTGCGCAGAGCGCGAAGGCGATTCCAGGCGGAAGAGGTCGACATGGGTGCACCTATTTCGTCCAGCTGGTGCACCTGAAGGAGCAGGAGCTCAGGTCACTATACAAGACTACTGAGCTCCTGTGCATGCCCGGCCTGCTGATTGAAGCCTGGAGAGGCGCGAAGAGCCCGCCTCAATGTCACCGCTGCCAGGCATTTGGCCACTCCTCGGCCAATTGCCATAGGCAACAAAAGTGTGTTCGCTGCGCCGGCGAACACCTGGCACGGGACTGCCCGAGACCTCTTTCGGAACCACCGACGTGCGCAAACTGCGCTAAGGCGCATACTGCAAAGGACCGGAGGTGCCCGGTCTTTAAGAAAGAAGCACGAAGGAGGGGCATTAACGTGCCCGCCCCTCACCCGAACGGACCGAGAGCACAGCCAAAGGGGGACAGGGAGCGTGTCCCCCCGGTAGCACCTAAGCAGGTGGTCGGTCGCCCTATCGTCGCAGAACCTAAAGCGACGATAGTAGTCGACCAGCGAACCAAGCAGCCACCCCCTGCGAAGAAAGCCACGGAGGTGCGAGCCAAGCTTGCGCCCCCAACAACTTTGGCGCCTCCAGCCAACCAGCCGACGGCCAGGGACCAGCCTATAAAGGTGCCTAACAAAAAGAAGAGAAGAAAGAGGGCAGCTAGGCCTCCCAGGACTGAGCCTGCGGCGGCATCGACGCCGCAGCCCAGGAAGGCAGCGACGGAGCCAAAGTCCGCTCCGGCTGCCGCCACGCGTCCGGTGGTGAGGCAAGAAGTGCCTCCCCCTGCGCAGATGACTACCTCGGCCAGTGCGAAAGGCCTGGACACCACCATCATCGTCCGGGTCTTCATGGAGGCACTGACGGCAATCCTGGTCGCCTATACACAGGGCCAGGACATAATACCTGCCATCTCAGCTGGAATAGCCGCTCTTGCGAAGCTCAATTCCAGCTGAGAATACTATACTGGAACCCAGGTGGCATACGTGGCCATATCCGGGAGCTGACCCTACTCGCCCAGTCGCAGGATATTCACGTAATCCTCCTGGGCGAGACGAAGCTCTCGGCTGAGATCGAGCTCCGAATCCCGAATTTCTTCGTGTATCggcgagatgaagtctctccccggggctgcccattcagaggaactgcagccctggtgaggagggatatcatacacgaagaacttgcacatgcaccttttgtgagcctacgtacgcagggggtgcgtgtgcatgctggtgagacggagctgctgctgtatgccgcctacaagccacccggacaggttttctgcagcaccgatgtccaatcgcttatcgactcgccgatgcctacactgatcgtgggtgatctgaACGCGAAGCACCACGCTTGGGGCTCGCGCGTCATCACCCAGGCGGGTAGGCACCTGCTTGAGGATAGCGAACGACAGGGTTACGGTGTGTTGGGTCCAGGAGCGCCGACCCACATACCGACTAACCCTTCGTACCAGCCGGACGTCCTGGACATCGTGCTGCACCACCGACTAGACGCACCCATCGATGTTGAGGTGAATTACGACCTCAACACACAGCACCTGCCGattgtggtcacaatcgccctccagcgcgactttacagtgccccgctcccctcgtttgcgggtcgactgggggcgctactcctcagagctctcggagtttgagctcacggtcccgatcgcgacgactgaagatgtggaaggagctgcttctaaaatttctgaggcgatccagaaagccagagaagcagccacctctcaaggaagcACACCGAGAAGTCGTCAGGACCAGCTGCCGAGCTCGCTCCGAGTGAAGCTGAGGAAGAAACGAGTTCTTCGCCGACTGTGGGCGCGAACGCGCTGCCCGAGGGTGAAGCGTGACCTCAATAGGATTGCAGAGGAAGTGTCGCGTGCGCTCGTGGCTCTCGAGGATGACTACTGGGAGGCCACCATCGATCGAGCATCCGAGCACGACACTACGTTGTACCACCTCTGCAAACAGCTTACCGGACATGACTCGCCTGTTTACCCGCTCctagatcgagcgggtaacagaagatattccGCCAGCGACAGAGCAGAGATCCTGGCGGAACATTTGGAGGGTCAATTCACCCCCAATCCACCGGACTTATCAAGAATCGATGTCGTCCATCATCACGCGGCGATCCAGAGGCAAGTGGAGGTATTCCTGTCGGCCCCAATCCCGCCGCTCCAGGGAGACGATTATATCTCTCTGTCCGAGCTGCGGAAGGCCGTCTTCCGATTACCGAAGAGGAAGGCGCCAGGCCCCGACGGAATTACCAACGCCGCGTTGATGCAGCTACCCAACAACTGCCTCGTAGCGCTCGCGAGTGCTTTTAACGGAATACTCCGGACCGGACACTTCCCCGAGGCGTGGAAGAGAGGGAAGGTTATCGCCCTCCCTAAACCCGGGAAGGATCGTCGCCTCCCGGCAAGCTATCGGCCTATCACGCTACTCTCGCACATCGCCAAGCTGTTCGAGCGTCTGTTGCTGCGGAGACTCGCGCCTCACCTGCCCCTGCGCGaggagcagttcggattccgcagcgaccattcaacgacgctccagctggcgagagttcttagccacttagccagtgagcgaaacagagggcatcccaccgtcggggtctttctcgacatggagaaggccttcgaccgggtgtggcatgccggactcctggctaagctcttgaacacctcggcgcctctcgcgtatgtgcgagtagtggcgtcgtttttggaaggccgaagcttctatgtctcggtggaaggcgcggactctcagccgcgccccattcgagccggagtaccccagggtagctgcctgtcaccgcgtctatacgcggtgtacacggacgacatccctaccctccgcgaccatctgcgtgagggtgaagaggatgtgttgctggccctgtacgcggacgacagcgcattcttttcgtcgtcctaccaccagatcgtcgcaATAAATAAGATGCAACGagtgttggatctgataccggattggctagacaagtggaggatggctgtcaacgtcgataagacggccgctctgcttgtcggtgctgacaagccgatgcgtcggctcacccttcgaggccaggacgtgggatggcagacctcagtctgctacctggggtgtcacttggaccgcaggctgcgcatgatacccaccgttaacaaggtggtgagtcatgccgcggctgcccggtctaagctgcacaccctcttcacgtcgcggcttccattaaagaccagactgagggtctacggtgcctacgtccgctcgcgcctgacgtatgcggcccccgcctggtacgcactctgctcagcgtaccagaagcggaggattcagatccaacagaaccgatgcctacgcttgattgtaggagctccgaggtacgtcagaaatgatgtcatccatagagacaccaggacgcccaccgtggaggagttcgtccgcaagctcgctcgctcgctatttgctaaggcagatagcagtgcgagcgtacacctccacggtatagcaccacttcatgccagaccacctgaggggcgtccgttacctcgtgagctcctattgtcgccgaccatcagcgccgatgcaggcatcggtgaagaggaagacgacgatctggagacgcgGTAGGACGACATAACCAGTGAACAACCAACCAACCATTGAAGAAAGATAGCCATtgggtcacaacgaccctggccctatggGCCTAAAAGAATCGACACGACGgtcgaaccgtcggggaggaccatcccgggtagggggggcaaccccgaggcccgtacccagactggcctaggccagccaggaggaccattgattgattgattgagggTATTCTCGTGTTATATTCGAGTTGTGCTCGTGCAGTGtgtgttcataatatatataaataaatcaataaaaaaaaaaaaaaaaaaattaaaacatggcCGACACAGCTGTAGCAACCGAAGCGCCAGCACCGGCGACCCCTGCGAAGAAACCCAAGGCGTCCGCGGTCGCCGCCGCCGGCGGTGGCGCCGCCGCCGCCAAGAAACCGAAAGCGAAACCTACTCACCCTAAAACGTCGGAAATGGTGAACAGCGCCATCAAAGAGTTGAAGGAACGTAGCGGTTCTTCGCTTCAGGCGATCAAGAAATACATCGCGGCTCAATACAAAGTCGATTCGGAAAAATTGGCTCCCTTCATCAGAAAGTATCTGAAGAGCGCCGTAGAATCGGGCGCGCTCATACAGACCAAGGGCAAGGGCGCATCGGGTTCGTTCAAGCTGGAATCGAAAACGTCGGCTTCGAAGAAACCCGCGGGCTCCGGAGCGGGAAGCGGGTCCGGCGGCGGCGGTGGCGGCGGAGGCGGCGGCAAGGCCGCGTCCTCGGCGGCTTCGGGTAAATCGAAGAAGGCCACGTCCGCTCCGGTCGGCGGCGGCAAGGGCGGCGGCGCCGCGGGCAAGAAAGCGGCCGCCGGCGGTGCTTCGTCCGGCACGGCGGCGTCTTCGCCGTCCAAATCTAAGGCGAAGGCTACGATTAAGGACAAAAAAGCGGCAGCGGCTAAAAAGAAAccggccgccgccgccgccaagAAGGCCGCCGCGGCCGCCGCTCCTTCGAAGGCGAAGGGTGCCGCGTCGAAGGCGAAGAAGAGTGCGAAGCCGCCGACCAAGAAACCTAAAGCACCGAAACCGAAGAAGGCAGCCGCCGCTGCACCGAAGTCGAAACCGGCGGCTAAGAAAGCGGCCGCCGCTAAAAAGTAAGTCCCCCGCCAGCAGCCGCCGCGGTGATAATGACGACGACATC
This genomic window contains:
- the LOC126779730 gene encoding histone H2B encodes the protein MPPKTSGKAAKKSGKAQKNISKSDKKKKKHKRKESYAIYIYKVLKQVHPDTGISSKAMSIMNSFVNDIFERIAAEASRLAHYNKRSTITSREVQTSVRLLLPGELAKHAVSEGTKAVTKYTSSK
- the LOC126779680 gene encoding histone H3, producing MARTKQTARKSTGGKAPRKQLATKAARKSAPATGGVKKPHRYRPGTVALREIRRYQKSTELLIRKLPFQRLVREIAQDFKTDLRFQSSAVMALQEASEAYLVGLFEDTNLCAIHAKRVTIMPKDIQLARRIRGERA
- the LOC126779702 gene encoding histone H4 — its product is MTGRGKGGKGLGKGGAKRHRKVLRDNIQGITKPAIRRLARRGGVKRISGLIYEETRGVLKVFLENVIRDAVTYTEHAKRKTVTAMDVVYALKRQGRTLYGFGG
- the LOC126779629 gene encoding histone H1-like, with amino-acid sequence MADTAVATEAPAPATPAKKPKASAVAAAGGGAAAAKKPKAKPTHPKTSEMVNSAIKELKERSGSSLQAIKKYIAAQYKVDSEKLAPFIRKYLKSAVESGALIQTKGKGASGSFKLESKTSASKKPAGSGAGSGSGGGGGGGGGGKAASSAASGKSKKATSAPVGGGKGGGAAGKKAAAGGASSGTAASSPSKSKAKATIKDKKAAAAKKKPAAAAAKKAAAAAAPSKAKGAASKAKKSAKPPTKKPKAPKPKKAAAAAPKSKPAAKKAAAAKK